In the genome of Impatiens glandulifera chromosome 6, dImpGla2.1, whole genome shotgun sequence, the window gatTAAGACtgcttctctttttttttttaataatttatcaaatattataaaataaaaatatttacatacaacacaataaaacacaataaagtgataaataataattaaaagaaaaaaaatagtgagTACCAATAAATTAACTTGAACAAAGATTAGTAAACAATACCATCGTTCAAAATAGGGTAAATTACCTAAGCGACCCTCTAATTACTTTGAACACTCACTTTTagttcttaaattaatttttgaaataaattgtcCCTTCAAATTTTAGAAAGGTCACTAATGACCATTTCCgtaactttttagttaaacataaccgtttaagtttaaaatattttttttatgtatattatctttaatcttattttttatatttatatatataattattaaatcttttataatatatatatatatatattatttatttttatctatatctatatatatgtatataaaataaagtttcaaataatttataatatatttatatatattatctttaattattaatttatatataatatttatttaatattcatttaaaaaaataatttgagaaataaaagtaGTTGGGTGGTTGGAAGGTTATTATTACTTTCaactttcaaattattttttaatttacattttatataaatttatatatatatatataattaataattaaaaataatatatataaattatttttaaattttattttataaatatagaaatatatatatataaataaaaataaataatatatatatatatatatatatatatatatatatatatatatatatatatataaaagagatttaataattatataaatataaaaattaatgatataaaaaaaatatatatatataatattatatatataagtaatttaataattatatataaatataaaaaataaaattaaaggtaatatataaaaaaatattttaagcttaaacagttatgtttaactaaaaagttgtcGATAATCGTTAATGacatttctaaaaattaatttgagtgcTAAAAGTGAACTATTAGAATAATTGGAAGGGGCCTAGATAATTGGTCTAATATAACAATTAAACTTGGCTTTGATCTAACCTCCCTAACAACTATGAGAGATTCAAAATCTCcactaaaaaagaaaacaaaatctcaAAAAGAGAGGAGCTAAGAAGTTTAGTGATACCACATTGAATATCTGAAACCCTACAAGTCTACTAGggcattttattatttttaaattattaaattactcaaataatcttataatctaacaaacacaaaaaaaaaaaagttcattttaatataaacacGTATCAACCAAGTCCTAAGAAACCACTTTCcatgtaatattattaaaaaaatatctatatactttgtattttatttttaaaaactaacatGAATCTACGCCTACAATCATAACCccttcaatttaaaacatttttttatattgttttttccCACAATCAGACTAAGTATGACAAGTTAGGTTTTGGTATGAGAAACATCAGTGAACTAACTGGGTTAGATCAAATTTGGATGGAGAATattgaaaatagaaaattaagcGATGTGTAATCATGATATAAATGATTTACATGTGAAGTACACAATTCAGAATCGACCCTTCCTAATCCGAGCCCATGCTACTGCAGCAACCGCAACACCACCCAAGTGTGTAGCTCCTGAGATCTGAGGGTCACCCTGGAACAACAATAgcaatatcatatttttactgTCCATACAATGTTATAAATGAGTACCAATATATTGTGTGAATACCATTCTATTATGAAGCAAATATCTAGTATCCAAAATGCAGTTCTAGGTGGTCGTCACAATCGCGATTCCATTGTAAATTGTTAGAGTTTTGAAAGTGATTTTTTGTTTGGttgttttatctaattattatgatccaagagttttttttgttcatttagTATAGTGATATCTGTCTATTGGTCTAATCCGGTTTTGCACATTTTCTAGATTATTGTGATTTTTGACCAAACATATCATTAGTAGATTTTTCTATTTTACGATCACATTACAAAAGTGCATAACAAAACAACAGATTTTGTTGTAATAGTAGGAGTGAAGGAAGTTCATACCTCTATTACTCTGAGCAGGTCTTTTCCAATAATAAAGACACCCTGCAACatcatttaaataacccaagTGGAAGAACTTCAACATGcaattattaattagtatatcCTTTTCCACATATATTAACATAGATGCATACCAGTAACATGGCGGGTACTGGTATGAAGAAGTCCAAAAAAATAGTCGACTTTGGGAACAGAAATATTTGGAGCAACATTATCGCATTCACCGCTCCACTAGCTCCCTATATAATAGGAATATTAGTCGAAACCCATAAAAAGTTCTCAAATTTCAAATGTGGGAATTTTAAATAGAGATcatgtgagtttttttttttttatatattattctcataatatgTTATATCTATTTATACAAAGTTTAGAGTTGATTCTCTTAGGTTAGGTAATCCCACATGGTATAGTTTGGGACTCATGAAATTGAAAGCTTGTTCTGTTTAAACTCCCTCTACTGGGAAGAAAATAAGAAGGGACTGCCTCCTGCCTCTGCTATTCATTGATTGCATATTAACTAACAAAACATGATAAACAACTTGTGCTCCTCTGTTTGATTTCGGAAAGAAACGTCTTAAGCTTAAATACAAGAGGTGCTATAACGAAAAGTGGGGATATTTGTCTACAATAGGTCAGCAGACGAGCAAATAGGTCTTTAGATTTCATCTTTCTTAGGGAAGCTAAGTTATACTCAAGACTTAAGAAAACTGAATAATCTTAAGTGAATGGGTCGAAAAAACTCAGTGCAAATATTATTGAAAACTTGGAGCCAGAGTCTTCAACTTCCTCTGTCGTTGAAAGCTACCATCAATACCCAAATTGGCCTGGTCTAGAAAGTCTTAAATATTGCCAGAATGAGACCAGTTGGTCCTAGTACTAATTTGTGTTTTTAGGGATTATATTGTTTCAGTTGATtaaaaatggagaaaaaaaAGCTTATTCAAAAGGCTCACTCACTCCCTCCCTCAGGGGCCTCACACATGGCTTTTGTCGCTTTGACAGATTCAAACCAAGTCAAACTTAAGCCTCAGTTtcgatcaaaatcaaaaatccaattcaattttAGGCCGAACTAACAACCGAAACTTTTGGCATCATCTCCGCAGAAACTCCAACATCGTACCTATGCATCACTTCACTCTCGACATCGACTCCTTGTTTGGCGATAGTTCTCAAAGTCACTCACTTTTCAGTTGAATCAAGTCCTCTcttttttttgaagaatatgCTACCTATTTGAGGGGTGTGAAAATAGTCAAACTaggtttatatttattttattctctaatttatttatagatatattagTTGAGATATTATAAGGATTATGATTTACCCTAATTAAAGAAATCAACTCTAAACTTGTATACctattatgataataatatattaaaaaccaCCTATTTCTCTCTATTTGAAAATCCCACAAgcctaataattttttctatcatcCTAAATGATAAGATCTAAAATTACAAACATTTGTTTTTTGATGATTTGTTCATTGTTTCTAGAGCGTATGTTTCTTATTTCTTTGAGATCAAAGAGGCTCTCACTATATTTGAAAGAATAACTCGACTAAAGTCTAATGAATGCCAAGTTGTTTAAGAAAAGTCTAATGAATGCCAAGTTGCTTAAGAAAGGGTTGAGATGGATGTTAGAGACGGTTGATTGGTATCATAATTATTGAAGAAGGCTCTCTCCCAGTCAAAACTTTGGAGTATCTCTTGTTTCAGGCCTGCTCCATATATCTCATTATAGTGCGAATTGTTTTAGGCGTAAGATTTAGTTAGTTACTAGAGTGTTGTTGGGTATTCAAAACAACTAGTGTCAACAATTTTTACCTTCTAGGAAAGTGTTACGTGGGAATAGGGCTATGGTTAATACCATATGAATGGAGTGGAGGTTACTGcggttacaaataaaataatataaatagattattaGCAGTTATGTATAAATTAGTTGAATACTCTCGTTAgagtttctctctcttccccATTGTATTCTCCCTATCATCTAGGGTTCTACCTTCCCAACTAATTTAATTTCTCTTAGCTAAGAGTTCATATCCTTCCATGTTAGATATTAAACTTAATTCCATTTCAAGGTATAACATCAGTATCACAGCTCGTTTTGGTAAAAATGTGTACTGTGAGGTGCAGTTCCAGCAAAGGCAGTAGCACAATTACAGAAGATAAATTCTGAAGGAAGAAGCCATCTCCGATCATATTACAATCCACCGGTCTCATTTCTGACACGAATCAGGTTTTGTAATTCCGATTGGGGTTGAGCCAATTATTTCTGTGTTCAAATAACTGTGATCAGCTGCAAAATTGTTTCCGATTGTTGCTGAATCAGTAGAGATGATTGATTAGTGTTGTGAAATTGTTGATTGCTTCAGATGAATAATTCTGACTGGAAGTAATTAAGTTCCGATTGAAACTTATTGTTTAAAAGCTAATTCATCTGTTATAAGTCTGAAGTTCAAATTGAAGGTGATCTCAAATTGTAGGTAATTCTAGTTCAAACTATACCAGAAAGTTATCAATGTGCTAGAGCAAAAGGTTCAAAACTTTATTacagaaatgaagaagatgGGGTTTAGTTGGCTACTAGTGTGTTGTTAGGAATTCAAAACTACTAGTGTCAAGATATATCTCCTAAGAAAGTTATCAAATTGCTAGACAAAAAGGTTCGAAACTTTACTAGGGGAATGAATGAAGGTGGGGGTAAAAAGGACTTATGTcagaaaaaacaaaatcatactTAAGGAgactaaataaaatacatttggGGGCAGATAATAAAATTTGGCAATAGTTTGAGGGCTTATTTATGGATTTTCTTGTCCTTCAAATAAGGGAAAGAAATGGAGATGTGGAGAGCACTAAGATGGCTAACAGTCTAATTGTACATAATTGACTAGGCAATGAAATGATGAAGAGATCCCATAATACTGATAATGCATGCAATAAATAGTTCTAGTCGAAGCAAGGgcatacaaaatatcatgaactTCCCTGTAATTTGTTTTCTAGACATTAGTTGACACAGATATGTCAACTGACTgcattttatattttgcattgtCAAAGCTAATTCTATCATCAATATGATTTGCACACATAGAGGTAGGCATAATAACAACACAAGCTTACCAAACCTGGAGTACTTGTCCAATTTCTTGTACTCTGTAtacatcaaacaaaacaaaaagtatatattaaaaaataatggaaaCAGACTTCTAATCCTTTACATGAAAATTAGAAGGATTAATCAAAATTCATTTAGCATAGTCTATCCTAATTAGATATTGTTTTGAAACAAAAAACTTGCActattattatcacaatatagTGAAAAGTTATTCCAGTACTAATAGAACTTGAGAAATAGCAATATTTCAAGAAGATTGTATGTAATGCTATTTCATGATCAGTTCCAAATTCCAATTACACAAACTCTTTTgcatataattaagaaatataaagtgTAAACATTAAATTGTCAAAACTCATTGAATATGCGAACTGTAGACAAAGTTTCCATTCCTAAAATATGTATTCCCTTTGGTAATCTGGGACATTTTGTTGTTACCTTTGATGCTATAAAAGCATGGTGgataagataaaaaattgaTCCAACAACAGCCCCAGATAGATACAACTTCAGCAAAAAATCGGCTCCAAAAGTTTGTCCAATCTGCCAAATAATAGAaaggaaaaattaataataatgagtgGATCATCATCCTCATTATCTAAGAAAAACCTACTTCTCATTGAACTTATACTTGTACACATATCACATACTCTACTCGATATGAATAATAACTGTCCTGAAACCACCACAAAAGATGGGAAAACAGACCGGGCCTAGTAGACCGGCTAGATCCTGGCATAGCATGAAATCACATGGTTCTATATTGTACTAGCAATTTCGCTCCttcatttaaataacttaacaacTTTTTAGAATTATagttttattgttatttataattaaaaactaattaacgGGGTTGAGATTGTTTACCCTAGCACCATCATAGATTCCATCCTCACTTTCTACAAGGATCTTCTTAAAGAACCGGCCAGAGAAAGACCTACTCTCGGAGGGATCGAGGTCCATCAGATTAGCAACCAACAAATGATTTCAAATGAGCGAGATTTCATGATCGAGGAAATTCGGGAAGCTATCATGAATTATGACTGAGACAAAGCCCTTGGCCTCGATGGTTACACTGTTGCCTTCATCAAAGAGTCTTTGAAATTTATTAAGGATGACTACTTAAGATTGTTCAAGCATTTTCACGCGACGGTCTTTTTCGAAAAAGTTGAAACTCAAGCATCAATGTCCTTATGAGGAAGATTCAAGGGGCAAGGGAACTCAAACACTTCAGGCCTATTAGCCTTATCCTAGATTCTACAAATCCTGAAAAAAACTCTAGAAAATAGGTTTAAAGCCCTTTTGCCGAACCATATTTCTCTGACCCATGGCTTTTGAGCAGGGTCATCATATCACTTATGCCTCTCTCATCGCCAATGAGTGCATTAATTCAGTTACTAGAAGGAAGGAGACGAGATGTCTTTGCAATCTTGACATTGAGAAAGCTTTCAAAGATATCAGTTGGGATTTTCTCCTTTTATCATTCAATGGTTTTTCTTAAGAGCGGGGAATGGGAGTTTTCAAGAGCTCAAGGGGCTTAGACTCAGTTTCCCGCATGGGTGCCAATGGGTCATTCAAAAAATCGATTTTCTTGGCATTGTCCACCTCGAAGGAGAGAAGAGGATGAAGAGTCTCACAAATCTTAGTGACTCGAGCCCAAAGGCTTCTACCCAGAAGGATCTTCCCGAGAATGGCATCCATTCATTATCGCGAAATCTAATTTTGGCGATGAATATCACATTTGCACGAATTGATTAATGTGCTCATGTTCCATTCCAGGTCTACATTTTTTCAGTCTCAGACTCAGTTTGGCCTTACATTCCTGATTCATGGCCAAACCCATATCAGATATTTTACTGTTTGTGAACTAAGATGTAGAATCTTTCAAGTTTCTCTAACATTATCatgttaagattttttttatatattttttttaagtcatgGAAGCATCATATTAAAGGTTTGTCTAGATTTCACATCACCATCTGAACAATTATTATGTAGTTTAAAAATCCTTAGGTGTGAAAACCTACCTGCATCCCAAAGAAGTATAAGCCAAGCATGTTTGACACAATGTGCCCAATATCAATATGACTGAAAGCAGAAGTTATCAATGTATGGATTCTTCCACTGTTGAAATTGTTTACTGAAATCTGTTCAACAAGACAAATTTGTAAGTAATATCCATGATACTTCTCACACGTGAAGGCGTCATCAACAGACAGAAGAATTCTATACAACTAACTTACTGTAAAGTTCTGAATCATAAATTGTTCATCTGCTAATCTCCATAGCATGAAGACAGCTGTATTTGTTAAAATCAAGCCCAATACCACTCGATCAGGTGTTTGACTTCTCAGCCATGATAGCCTgcagaatatattattttatctattgaCCGTTCTGTTTCCTATGCTAATAGTATTAACCAAAAGCAACATTCAAACACTTTACAGCATGCAGCAAATATGAAACACCTTAAGTCTTACAAGTAATTGTTTTTAGTAATTTACAAACCTTAAGCAATATATATAGCTTCAAAGATATTCTTATGCATTTGTTGATTATAAGGCtatagagaaagaagaaaataaacatTGATACGATAGTTTAAAATATGTATACACAACTATCATGCCACGGGATGTTCGCGTCAGCCTGGAGAGAGGGagaataacaaaaataagtgaaAGTTTTCATTCATTTGTCAGAAAGAAATTGCAACTCATTTGATAACTAACCATGAATCAGACAAGTTCATTACAAGAAAAGAACAATCAACAATACACACTATAAAATCCAATAATCAATCCTACATATATTGAGCCTAACtggaaactagtattttgtcaTAATCTCTGGCACAATCACGATCCTATAGGAAAATCGCCAACactaaaatgaatttttttctcGTCTTTCATAAGATTCTTTTTTGGATCATATGATTTAAGATACTGTAAACTTCATACCCCTAATTCATAGCCAAAGAAACTATGTATGAAAAATACTGTAAACTTCATACTCCTAATTCATAGCTAAAGAAACTATGTATGAAAGCTTCCTGAATCCTTTATCTTCAGAAATCAAAACCATTGCAAAATTCGAGAAAATTGATACATTACCAGCTGCGATTCTGATAATCAAATGATGAATGGTACCCAAGCCTCTTCTTTGGAAATTGGAGTTTCAGAAAACTAACATTGGAAGATATAAACCCTTTAGTCCAAATCGCATTTGTAGTCAACCGCTTTGCCAAAGCTGTGGTTGGTATGAACCCATAAATTTTCTGAGAAAGTATATTCTGCGACTGCCATGGATGTCGAGAAGATCTGAAGTGAGATGAGAAATGGGCTGGCAGTTCGGCGGCGGTGTAGCGGCGAAGTACGTGATTTACTTCGGTTCTCAAGAGAGGAGAAGGGTAGAGATATGATGTGCTGTTGGAGACAATTCTTGGCAATTTGGAGGCTAGTTTTGAGGCAAATAGATTCTGCATTTTTTAAGGTCCGTCCCCTTGAGAGGTTCCTACAATGGCTGTCGTTTCTCTTCTTACAGGGCAGCGAACTTGATCCGGCCTTGTATGAAATTCGATTATGAGACCGGATGCAGTcttaaatgtttttcttttcttttaacaAGAAACAATAAAAGAGATtctcattaaaatatatatatataacttagcAGTTGTAGAGAAAGTAAGTCTAGAAATTCGACATGCCATTCCATATGGGTAGACCgtagagaaagaaaaattaaaaatgtaacaTTTCGGGTCCAGAAATGTCCCGAAAAGTCACGTTTCAGGTCccgaaaaattatattttaggtcTCAAAATgtcccatttcgggtcccgaaatgtGATATTTGAAGACGAAATATCACATTTCGGGACTTGTGGGCAAAGTGGCAGGTTAAATCGGATTCGTGATTTTGTTTTCGCTGCCACTTTCATTGAGTTTATCATTCAtcctctataaaaaaaaatcatactcgaatttgaagagtttttaTCAAATGAGTTTGAACtttgaattgaattattatagGATAACAACATTATAGAGTGAACTCCTCGTTCtcgaatttaatttttatttaacgagatattttatttttattattatcggTAGATCATTGATGAGAATTTCAttaccaaaaatatattaaattttaaaattactatattatttgttattggtTGAAAGTGTTGCACttatcatataattaataacttataaGTATGAGTATGTACACAATAATagtataaactatttaaaattgcGCTAATTTAActagattaaaattaaaattaagaataataaaatattatcatgaCATTCGGTCATTGCATTGAAAATTTGCAAACTTCCAACCAAAAATATTTGACTTGAACTCGTAGAAACAGACTATAATTTACTAAAAATTggtaattataaatatgattatacCTACGAATGTTGTGTTGGcaaagattttttaaatactacttgtttgtttcaaaatttcaattagAAATTCCAAAAATGGAGCACTTAGTTTAGACCGTGTTTGAGCTCTTAACTCATCGTATTGACGATGCTCAACTAGtttttcaaaatgattaaaCAAGTCTACAAACTTATGTTTGAGCGCAACGTAcctttttataatattgttaatgCTCTCACTTCTTTGGGTCGTAGTCATATATATACAAAACATGTGTTGGTCATACAccaaaacttatttttctcttatcttATACATACCTCTTAGCTAATCATTTTCATCTAATGAATATTGAATCAACATTTGGTTTCAAGctgcaataaaatatttattttaattaaaaacatatatacaaGAGGCAAATTTTTAGAGaactctttaaattaaaaaaaaaaacaccatTAAAATGTATGGaaacattttgataaatatGTCAAATTCACAAACGAAAGAAAAATGAGCTAGAGCATTAAATCCTAGAGACAGTCTATTAGCCAACTCAAGAAAAAAATCGTAAATATTTTCATATGAAAAATCTTGATGTATTCTATTGAACACAAGAAAGCTGTTTTAAATGAGCTAAGCAAAGTTAATGTTCCCGCCAACAACACACCAAAATAATTGGTAGGAATAATCTCCGCCGACTCACAATGCAACATGATTGACTTCGAAGACAAGGATCTTCCAACGTCTAAAACAAATCATGAAAAATCACTCCATATTTCAATCTAAATGAAAGACAAAAAATTCCCATACATTGACAACTGTCAACAGTACAACACTAAACATATGTACCTAGAGAACTCTCGAAAAAATTGGCATTTCTAGAGAAAAATTCCTGCCCTCTAACTTGTGTGTAAAAGGTTTCGATAGTTCATGACGATAAATAATGGGTAGCCTAAAACACACCATTCAAGTAACTGACATACCATTCGAAGTTGACTTTTGTGTCATAAACATTCAACTATCATATAATTTCATTATGGGAAGACCATGGCTACATCAAGCTAAGGCTTTAACCTCTACGCTCCATCAAAAACTAAGATTCATGTCCAATGACCACATCATCACAATCGAAGATGAAACCCATGctaatattattattggaaTAACTCATGTCGATGTCCCAAAAATTAAACTAAGCGGATTCGAGATATGCCAAATCTTCAAAAAAGGTAAGGACTCATCCAATGATCCCAACTTTAGCACATTCTGCTTCCCCTCCATAAAAATGATGTGTAAGATGTGATATTTCTTTGGTATGGTCCTAGGCCCAAATGCCACAAGCATACCATCCTTTTCTTGACCGTTCTATGACACATATCACTTCGGTTTAGGATATGTACCGAAGAAATTCGAGAAAACACgaaaaggtaaatatataaagaacacATATCGATTCCTCCAACCTTCAATAGAAAGTTCATTCGTGAAGGACAAAACACCCTATATTTCGACTTCCCTAAACCCTATACCAATCATGATTTATAGAAGCATTTTTCATGTCTTAAAATCTTCTTTATTTGTTCATATAATCCTAACATTTACGTTTGCATGATTAGGAAACTGATAAATATTGGCGCGATGCTCCGAAAAGACTATCTCAAAGCCCAACTATCCCAAATAAAGACATGTTAAGAAATCAAACTCACGAAGTTGATACATCTGATCTAGATCCAACTGTTGTAGCCTCACTCATCAACTCAAATGTCAATGTGAACGATACTAATTTCCCTCTTGCGCATATAAAAGTGTTAAATATTGTAAGTAATGAGATCAAGAATGACAATTCTATCCTAGAAAAGAGTATTGATAGGATGTCCTTCTCACTTATAACAAAGTATTAAGGGAATATACTTTCAAATATACATTGAGTAATGATGACCTATCATTTCACTCTAACATAAACTTCAAAATGAAGGACTTCTTAGAAAATGAAGACAAAATTGTTTCTTCCACtaaaaaacaattgaaataaatttgaacacGTCAAATTACCCTCGTATTGTCCTAATCGAACAAAGTCTAACCAAGGAAGAACGTCATGgattgtttaaacttt includes:
- the LOC124942910 gene encoding RHOMBOID-like protein 12, mitochondrial isoform X1, translated to MQNLFASKLASKLPRIVSNSTSYLYPSPLLRTEVNHVLRRYTAAELPAHFSSHFRSSRHPWQSQNILSQKIYGFIPTTALAKRLTTNAIWTKGFISSNVSFLKLQFPKKRLGYHSSFDYQNRSWLSWLRSQTPDRVVLGLILTNTAVFMLWRLADEQFMIQNFTISVNNFNSGRIHTLITSAFSHIDIGHIVSNMLGLYFFGMQIGQTFGADFLLKLYLSGAVVGSIFYLIHHAFIASKSTRNWTSTPGLGASGAVNAIMLLQIFLFPKSTIFLDFFIPVPAMLLGVFIIGKDLLRVIEGDPQISGATHLGGVAVAAVAWARIRKGRF
- the LOC124942910 gene encoding RHOMBOID-like protein 12, mitochondrial isoform X2, with amino-acid sequence MQNLFASKLASKLPRIVSNSTSYLYPSPLLRTEVNHVLRRYTAAELPAHFSSHFRSSRHPWQSQNILSQKIYGFIPTTALAKRLTTNAIWTKGFISSNVSFLKLQFPKKRLGYHSSFDYQNRSWLSWLRSQTPDRVVLGLILTNTAVFMLWRLADEQFMIQNFTISVNNFNSGRIHTLITSAFSHIDIGHIVSNMLGLYFFGMQIGQTFGADFLLKLYLSGAVVGSIFYLIHHAFIASKGASGAVNAIMLLQIFLFPKSTIFLDFFIPVPAMLLGVFIIGKDLLRVIEGDPQISGATHLGGVAVAAVAWARIRKGRF